Within Lagopus muta isolate bLagMut1 chromosome 1, bLagMut1 primary, whole genome shotgun sequence, the genomic segment TGGTGCTGATAGATGTCAAGGAAGTGGAGCCCTTTTTGGGACAGATCATCTGCTGAGAGCCAACAAAAGGGAAAGATGAGTATATCACTGAAGGAGAGAAGGTCCCTAAGCATGCAACTGAGTTTAGAAATCTCCTCTCCAATACCCTATCTGTAAGTTTCAAATGAACCTTGCCATTCTCAAACCTTTAAGTAAGTCAATGCATTTGATTGTGTCAAATTGGCTAATGGTTAAGTGCTTATTAACTATTACTTAGAATCATACAATCCAACCTTGTGATTTATCTTGCAAGTATTAATAAACCCCAAATAGCTGCTAAAACTAGAGTTGTGTAAAAATCAATTGGTGGCACTTCAACGCCGAGCTGTTTTCCCTGGGCACTTTAGCTTCAAACACTCTTTTTGACTAAGCAACACTCAGATATCTCTACTTGATCATTTATTGCCTTTTGGGCAATAAATAACACTCTGCCACTAGTCTAAGGGCTTGGGCTTCACACAGCTTCTAACAGGCACTATTAAATGGCTTATCATTTTTTCAGACAAATCATGCCACTCCTACAGCTCTGGTTTATGTGGAGAAGGTGACCTACATAAAAAGAGGTTCACGACTCTAGAAACGGTTCTTGCCTGCGGTATGAAATGGTGAGCAGCAACTGACAAATTGTTAGCAATAGTAGATAGTACCTGAAATACTGTAATAGTCTGGAATACTATCCCTTATGATTACTATGGCTGTGGATCACACCAAGCAGGTGTGACTCCTATTGGTGTTTTGGCACAAATGGATGCTTCCCTAGTTCAAGATATTGCCATCTGTATAGAATGGATGTCAAGCAATCAGAAGCAAACTGTATCACCTCAGGGAATTCTTTGGCTATTATGTGGATGGCTGGCATGCCAGTGTAGAGTCTGTCACGGTTAACCACTTGAAGGCAATAGCTGTCTACCACCAAACCAGAACATAGGtcagaaaagcaaagttaaGAAAGTTAACCAGCTTTTGGTGTGGAGCCTGAAATAAAGTGATCACACAGTCTGGAGGATACCAGTCTGGACATGGTGAAGCAAGCTCAGTGTTGGGGATCAGAATCAACTCTCAGAAAGGCTCCTTGTTCAGACTGTGGGATGAGGGCAACAATTCAACcagctcctcagctgctgtCAGTTGAAGCCCTGGATCTTACAACCTCACAATACAACAGAGGTAATGTAGGGGCTACTGATGATAAATGGAATAACGGTTCATAGAAGTCTACATGGAACAGACAACTGATATATCTTGGATGATTTGGTTATGATTGTCCAATGTGTTTGGACTGACATCCCAGTCAGTAGCACCCTTGCACTGTGGATACTGACAGGATGTTGCAGCCTGTAATGTCCTGAGACAATCTTGAAGAGCCAgatgtcaacacttacagataCAGCTGCAGCTACCTCACGCCTTGCATACTGCATACTTGCATGTATTTAAGTAGTCCTTTTTTATCACAGTCATGTTTTCGTTTCTCTGAGAAGAAGCtctttggaaaatactttttagatgagctgctggaggggaaaaaaaatgcgTTTAATCAGcttgaaatgagcttgttttcAAAATCATGGCTCTTTGACTGTCAGTAgctacacagaatcacagaatcacagaattgtaggggttggaagggacctccagagatcattgaatccaacccccctgccaaagcaggttccctacagtaggtcgcacaggtaggcgtccaggcaggtcttgaacatctccagagaaggagactccaccacctccctgggcagcctgttccagtgctccgtcacctcactgtaaagaagttcttgcgcatgtttgtgcggaacttcctatgctgcagtttccagccgtttccccttgtcctgtctccactcaccattGCAATACACATTCCTGAGTACAGTGTTCTTCAATCTTTAGTTCAGGGGCAGACAcaagttttcttcagaaataaaccaCCAGGGCCTTTTGCACATCCCATCCGGTGTCCTCACTAAAGGACACCTGTCTTTGTCCATCCTTTCAGGGGACCTCATGTCCCTAGGTTCTATCCCTTGGTCTTTGACTGTAAAGGGGAGCTGTGAACCAGGGGAGCTACGACAGTAAAGGGAGGATAGTAAAGTCAGGTGGTGTGCAGGGGCTACAGACAGTGGTTTCTTACACCTGGAGGAAAGACAGAGCTGCCTTCTCTCTCTGGGCTTTCCCAGGAGTGCAGTGAACATGAACTACAAGGGGCTTCCTACCTTGCCCCAACCCTTGGATTTCACACAGAAATCTTTGACATCGAAGAATCATTTCTGTGCTACAGCTTGAAGCTTTCAGgatcctgaaaaaaatatgatggGAGCTTGCACTGGTGTTTTCAGAAGAGGCAGCCTCAGTTGTCCTTGCTGACTCAGGGCTCCAAATTCTGCTTTCCAGAGGTAGCCGAGGGACTGTGCTGCCAGTGCAGGGAAGCAGGAGAAGAGAACCGCATAGACCAGCGAGGGCCTGTCCAGGCTCAGCAGCGGCAAGCGCCTGTGGCCGCCTATGCGCAACTCGGGCAACTCATCACAGTGTGGGGTGGCTGGATGGCCTCCGCCTCGCCTCACTCCCTCCCACCCAGCTCTTATTCTGAAAGGAGCCGCCGTGCACTCGGCGGCCCTTCTTCCTCCCTGCCTCTGCCCACCCTGTTCTGCCGGGACGCGCTCCAGCCGTCCTCTCTCCCCGCCTCTCCCTTGTTGGGGCCTGGCCCGCCGTGACCTGACCACGGCGCGCCGGGAGGCCTTCTTCCATCCTGCCGCTTAGCGAGGCAGAAAAAACACGCTGCTACAGGGCGCCTGGCTCGCAGCCATCGAGTTTGCTTCTTTAATCTGGAACAGTTCACACTGGAGTGTGGGGCCCCGACCCCTGTCCCAGCAGCCAGTGGTCACTTCACTTTCTGGAAGACCTGAACGCAGACCTCATCTTCAGCCGTCATGcgctggggaagggaggagaaagaggaattcAGACTGCAGCCCCGTGTGCTCCTGCTGAGCCCTGGCAGGTCATCCTGAGGGTGGGAAGGGCCACAGTTGCTGCTGCATAACTTTAACTTTTGAACCCGGGCAGCGGATGTTTATGAGAAGTGGCCATTGCTCCTGAGAAGCCAGGGCAAAGCCtgagaggagcaggaaggaggctGCCCAGGTTCACCAACAGCTCACAGTGCTTGCACTATGTCCCCCCCCACCCACCATGCAAGCTGCATGGGCCCTTCCTCACCAGGTGCAGCCGGTCTCCCTCTAGCCAGTGCCGCCAGCCGCGGTTCCTCTTCTCCCCTATCTGCTCGCATACCAACTGGTCGCCCTCCCAGAAAACAGTCgtctgaaaaaaaagcagaggggaaGTCGTGGACACAACAAAAGCAATACAGATTTCCAGTGATGACACTGAGTGCTCCcatcacattttcaaatgtgGTCCCTGATATGGTTAGCGTCTCTTGGGTGGCTCCTTGGGACTGATGCTCTCTGTGGCAAGATTTAGTATCCTTCTGGATCCCAAAGCACCAGgtctggctgtgtgctgcttgccCCCTCACTGGAAGCAATTCGCTGGGCCAGGTCTGGGCTGGGCTCTCACCTTGCTTGTGGACTAAAAGCCAGGCAATCCCCAAAGTCCTGGTTCATCCCAGTTGCCATTATCTAGGCCAGTTGGGGATCCTCACCTGGCATTTGCGTCCATCTACGGGTCCCAGGTCTTCCTCAAACTGGACCCCCAGGTCAAAATCCATGACGTAGTCCCGCAGGGAGGTGATCGTGCGGATAACCATGTGGTCTCCTGTGTGGATGATCTCTTTGTCGGGCTTCAGCAGGCAGACCACCTTGCGCAGGACCACGTTGATATCTGGAAGATGAAATGGAGGGGAAGTGTGTGGGCTACCCAGGCTCCTCCACTCTTTGGGCAAGGGGCTCGAGCTCCAGGGATCTCTCCCCCTCCCACCGAAAGTGATAGTCTCAGATGGAATGACCGAAGGGTTGGTTGCCCAagccccttccttcccttcccaggTCCCACGGGCTGACAATTTTTGGAGACAAAAAGGAGTatgagggaaggaggagggaggagttACCCAACGCGCGCAGGTAATTGTCCATATTCTCCTGGGAGACGAAGCGGTAATAGCCGCTGAGGTTGGGCAGCATCCCGAGACGGAGcacctggctgctggctgcGGGAAGCGGGGAAGAACTGCccggcgcggagcggagcggggcgggcaCGACGAACTGCGGGCTCCTCACCGAAGTAAGAGTCCCGACGGGCCTGTCCCTACTCCAGCACCTCCGCCTCGGGGCGGGAGAGCTGTGAAGCACCCCCGCCCTCCGCCCGCCTCCCGCCCGCAGCCGGGGCCGCCGCTCCCGCAGCCTCGGTCCGTGACGTCATGCTGCAGTGGCGGGGCGGGGCCGCAGCGGAGCCGCCGAGCAGCCGAGTGAGGGCgtgggccgggccgggcccgccGCTGTCCAGCACCGCCGGGCGGGCCGGGAGCAGCAGCCGCcgtcgccgccgccgctgccgccgccgctaTGGGAGGCCGTCGGCCCCGCgcagccttcctgctgccgCTGTTGTGCCTCTGGGCCGCGCTGCCCGGCGGCTGCCCCAACAAAGGTGAGCGGAGCGCCGCGGGCACGGAGCGCCGCGCTCGGAGCGGTCGCGCTGCCGCCGCTGTCACCCGCAGTCCCGGCGGGGGGCTCCGGGTGCCCAGGCTCTGGGGCTCGCTCTGCCCTCTCAGCGCCCTCATCATCCTTCCATGTGCTGGCTCCATCTCCTACCGCCTCCCTTTTCAACAGTCTTTGGTTTTAACATCCGCTTCTCATTTGCCCCCTCTCCACCCATTTGTCTCGCTTTGTGCCCGTTTAGCTTTTCTCCCGTAGCATGCCGAGAGGGAGTGTGCTGCACCTCCATAGACCCCTCTGCTCCCTGAAGCACGTCCCCCATCTCCATCTTCTCATACCAGCCCATGCGTCTAGAACATGTCAGTGGGAAATGTTGCAGCAATTATGTGTTATCTGTGCAGGTGGCTTACATAAAACAGTGCTTTATGTGCTAAAtagggaaaattaaaataaaataaaacagaaagaccAACGCCGAACGCTGCAGCTCTAACACACTGGATGCAGATGTTCTCAGAACACAGAGCGATGGAGAAGGATGTAGGTTACTAGATCTGGGGCTGCAGACACAGGCacaagaaattcattttcaggGAATCTGGGAGAAGATAATCCGTTGGGGTAGGAGAACATGAAACATGCAAGGGATGCAGGGGCCATCGGGAATGCGGCAGCttggtttgctttctgtgcCTGGGGAGGGATGGAGGCTACAAACAGGGTGCAGCACgatgctctgtgtgtgctggtACCAGCAGAGGCATTTATTTTGTGCTGCTCTGGTGCCGGTGAGAACAGTTGTGAAGCCAGGCCCCTCAtgctctgtattttctctctgtgaatTTACACTCTGAAACACGTACACATCCTTGGCAACTGATTTTAGCTTTATAGGAGCTTTCTTGAAAATGGTATGAGTCTGCATCCTAAAAATATCCCCCAAATGTATTTCTAATCCCCAAGAAATGATTTCCTAAGAAATCAAATTGGTGATTCCCAAGGTGCATGTGGATGCAGCAAAAGATTTCTGTCTCACCCACCAGCTTGTTACCCCAGCAACAGGGCGTATTTGGCATTGGTAGTTATGGGTTCCCACCTCATCGGAGAGGTGCTTGGATTGGGACTGACACAGTAGGATCTGGTGAGGGCAAAGGAGGGATGAGGCAAAACATGGGTGCTTGTACACAAGAAAGATTCTTCCTGCATACAGAGCAGGGTGGATATTTTTCAGGATTTCCTATGCAGTGCTTTATAATCTTAATTGATACGGTAGAAGAGAAATGCCAGCCCACACCTGGCTTCTCTGCCAGGCTGGGTCTGCCTGCTCAGCCTACTGGTGCATCCCTGCTCAGATTGCAGTCCCACCACTGGcccacccagctccagcagcacccttAGGTGCTGAAGTACAGAAGAGACTATTGATCGTAGGGGATGTTGTTCCTCTTGAGTCAATACAAACGCCATGGCGGTGTGCGCTGCAGAGGATGAATTCACATATTGGAAGTAGTGCCCTTGAAGGGAGAGGCTTTGTATCCTGCTCTCTACCAGCTCTGAGccatgctgtgtgcagagtGTCGCTTGGTTGTAATAAATCTTGTTCTCCAGGGGGTGGGAGAGTGGGGGATTATCTGGGAATGGGGTTTGTAACTAGGACATGTAATGTAATCTCTGAGGCCCATTTGGCAGAGAGTGGGCATGGGGGAGGGGTTCTTAATTTATAATGATTTTACTTCTCTCTCCTCCGCCCTTTCCCtcctttatttctccttttccctgccCTGGAGCCTATGTGATAAAGATTAATTTACTATTTCTGGGCCTGTGACATTTTTCAGAGCCTCCGGCTGGCTGCTGCCTCCATGCCAAGCCTGGCTGGGCTACAGCCAATGGAACAGCAAGGAGGGGCCAAAGGAATATGGTGCCCACCATAGagtgggaaagaaggaaggaaggggctCAGCTATTTGATTTACATGTGGGGTAGCTGACTGGATGTGTACCTGGGGACACGTGTGAATCCTTGCCCTTAGTACAGAGGATGGAAGGCATGAATGACAATGGATGAATGCAGCTCTTTTCTTCTGGGGGCACCCCAACAGAAGGTGTCTCCTAGATCCTTTACTTATGACTTCAGTGCTCTAAAGTATTTAGCATTTGGAATCTCTCTCCAGAATCAGAATACTTGTGCctcttgatttcattttttttttttttttaactatccCAGCTTTCCAGGGTACACAAATGCCCCTATAAATGCTTCCAAAAAGAGAGTATTGAGGTGAGAAAAAACACGTTGTTTCTGATGGCATCTACCAGGAGAGGTAGAAtagagctgaagaaaattaGCTTCCTCTTCCTAGTCTCTCTTAGCCTTTATTCTAGAGATGAAGATGGGGAGGGGTGGTTAATGTCACTGCATGGTATACTGCTCCTTTTCTACTGTGTCTGTCATTTTGGCTAATACTTTCCCATGCTCCATCCCTTACCCAAACTCACCTCAGCAAATAAGCACAAACCCTGGATTGAAGCTGAATATCAGGGCATCGTCATGGAGAATGACAACACAGTCCTACTCAACCCACCGCTGTTTGCACTGGACAAAGATGCTCCTCTGCGCTATGCAGGTAGGTTGGTGCCAGCTCTGGGGAGGTTAGGAGCAGGGAGAGACCTCTAGGGAGGCAGGGGCAGGACCACATTCATCCCTGTACTAAATTCTGTTTAGGAAATGATTGCCTCTAAGCTTTGTTCCAGAGAAGGTCCCTGGTGTAGTCTAGAGCCAATTTGAGCATAGCTTGATTTAGGATCCTGTGAGCTGTTTCCCTTATGAGAGGAACTGAGGGTGGAGCCAGCTACTTTTTGACGCAGTTCTGCTATTTTGAAAGATCacatgcacagctctgtgtctATGAGGACTGAAGGAAGCTGCTGGGCATACTTCCTTGGCTGTTCCATATTCCTTACAAGAAGCACAAGTCCCTGAAAGTACAGATGATGCTTTGATGCTTTTTTGAGGTTTGCATTCCTAGTACTTGCTTCAGCCATGCCTCAGATGCTGCACTCCTGCAACCTCCATCAGCTTTGGGAGATGAAAAGGGATCCTGTGAGCTGAACTTTAGGATTTAGGTTATCTTATCTGTAATTCCCAGAGGAAATGTACACATCCTGTGTGGGATGGATGAGACATTATGGAGCTTCATGTTTTGGATGTCTGTCAAAATGCACAACCTGCTTTGCCTCCCTGTGGGATGGAGAAGCAAACTAAGATATTCTTGAGTGTATAGCCCTAACACGTCTAGTTTAAACCTGTAATCAATCTCAAGCCTTTCTTGGTGCTGGGCTAGACTTCTTTTGGGGATGGTCTCCGGTAGAGGGCAATCTATACCATTAATGGCTGTAAACTGGTAGGGGAAACTCTCAGTGAATCAGAACTGCTCCGAAATGAGGTGGtaaggagggagaaagaagagtgTAAGttagaaaggaataaaatatgGCAGTGGGAAGCAAGAAGGCATACTTTACTCTACTAGTCCACTtcattctcctcttcctctctgccTGTGGGTGCCAGGTGAGATCTGTGGCTTCAGGATACACGGAGCAGGGGTGCCCTTTGAAGCTGTGATACTGGATAAAGCTACAGGTGAGGGGCTGATCCGGGCCAAGGAACCGGTGGATTGTGAAGCACATAAGGAGCACACATTCACCATCCAAGCTTATgactgtggagaaggacctgatGGAACCAACACTAAAAAATCACACAAGTAAGTACATGCAGCCGTAGCTGCATGTTACAAAATGCGATCTGTCACAGAAGTGCAAATGAAGAATGCAGTGAGAGCTCTTCCTGTTGTCATAATTATTATTCTCTAGCCACCCCACATGCTACAACTCAGCATGTGAATAAGACTCAAAGAAAACGGTGATGGTCCTGTTCACTAGCTGAGTCACACGAGTTAATATACCAGAAGCAAGGGCTGCTTGACTGCTGAGTCTGAGTGATGCCTTACATTGCTGTACACAGGAAAAAGGTCCAGATGACATTATCACCTTTTTCTCTGGGATGGAAAACCACTGTACAAGATTTTGCACGTGAACACTGCTGTTTTGAAGCCTCAATCTTTTTACTTGTTCTTGCCTTTGATATCTGAAAGTCAGTCTGGTACACAAAGTTACTTACTCTAAAATCTAGGTGGTGTATGGCTCCTAATCAGCTAATCAGTTCTTATTGATGTTTCTCTGCCTCAGGGCCACAGTGCATGTTCGAGTAAATGATGTGAATGAATTTGCTCCTGTCTTTGTGGAAAAGTTGTATCGTGTCGCAGTGACCGAGGGAAAGCTGTATGACCGCATCTTGCGTGTGGAGGCCATTGATGGAGACTGCTCACCACAGTACAGCCAGATCTGTTACTATGAGATCCTGACCCCCAATATTCCCTTTCTGATTGACAATGATGGTAAGAATCTGAATCTACCACGAGTACacttcccctttccccttttctctctccctcttctaGTCCCATTTGCTGGCAGGGCTGAGACACACTTGCTTTgattcctccagcactgctaaTCTCTGTCTTTGTGCAGAGAGACACAGCAGCCATTTTTGTGGATGCTACTGCATGTTACAAAGTGGCACTGTGGGAGAACTCAGCCTCTTTTTGGATGTTTCTATAGTTGACGAAAAGTAGAGTTGTTTTTAGAAGCAACATGTTTGAGGAGACTTTCTTCCCTATTGatctatttattttgctaaCCAGGGAACATTGAAAATACGGAGAAACTTCAGTACAGTGGAGATCGTCTCTACAAATTCACAGTAACAGCCTATGACTGTGGAAAAAAGCGGGCATCTGATGATGCTGAAGTGGAAATCCAGGTGAAACCCACCTGCAAGCCCAGCTGGCAGGGTATGAAACCTCCAGACACAGTTATGTCTTCCCTTTGTGTCAATCTACTCAGTCCTACTtaccaaaaatatttgtatatacatatataaatttgtatacacatatatgttTAAATTCTGACAGCAAACCAGTGATTGCATCTGAGGTATCACAAAGCTACTGGAAAGCAActctaacagaagaaaattattccCTTGATTACTGTGAACTTCTTCATATTTGATAAGGCTCATAGATTgcgttcatagaatcacagaatggcttgggttggaagatcATCTAGGTTCCAAtacccctgccacaggcaggactgCAACccccactagatcaggctgcccaggcaccTGACTAACATGGCCTTGAACACCAACCAGGAATGGGGCAGATGTGGATTGCTTTGGGGGCTGCTCATCTCGAGGAACTCCAGTTTTTCCAGGGGTGATGTGTGTTTACAAATTGATTTACATCACTAAAATTAAAGGGAAATCAACAACTAGCTAAATGTCTACTCAGCCTTATAAAGAGAGGTTGAAAATCAAGGGAGTGATGCTACAATGA encodes:
- the RBP5 gene encoding retinol-binding protein 5; the protein is MLPNLSGYYRFVSQENMDNYLRALDINVVLRKVVCLLKPDKEIIHTGDHMVIRTITSLRDYVMDFDLGVQFEEDLGPVDGRKCQTTVFWEGDQLVCEQIGEKRNRGWRHWLEGDRLHLRMTAEDEVCVQVFQKVK